GAAAACTTCACAGTCCATTACAAGTGGCGTACCGCCGTCAGTGGGATGATATTGCTGAGCGTTTGATAAAATCAGGTGCAAATATCAATGCTATTGGAGGGACTTATGGAAGTCCACTTCACGCTGCTGCATACACTCACAATACCACAGCTATTACGTTTCTACTGGAGAACGGCTGCACAACATTGCATGACATTCTGGGCAAGTACGGTTCTGTCATGCAGACGGCGGCTAAAGAGAATGCCATCAAAAACGGTGGCTTTCATCGAGGCGGCCCCAGTGTACTAGCCATGAAAAAGCTGTTGTCGTATGGTGCTGACCCTCATGCACTCGGGGGCAAGTATGGCTGCGCATTGCAGATGGCTGCAAAGTCGAATAACCTTCTGGGTGTAAGATGGCTCATTTCGAACGGGGCTGATCCAGCTTTGGTGATTGAGAATTCGAAGTACAAAAGCGCCTTGAATGCGGCCCGTCACAAGAAACACTGGGCCATTGTTTCCTATCTGGAGCAATGTCTAGGGTCCAGGAAGAACACATTGACCGTTGGATCAGCTGGCTCAgcccatggacatggagaaTAAGGTACGCAATGTCTTCTAAATAGCCGATACGGATGTCAATGATCGAAAGAATAGCCACCACCATGTGAAAACCAGAGGCCATCACGTTCATGATGCTCAGTCTTGCACACCTTGAATGAGGTTCTTAATGCCGGTTCCtcgttttgttttctccCATGCCTCTGTCGCATGCTCGAATGGCACGACGGAGCTAATCATCGTGCCTACTTGCACCTTGCCCGCACTCAGAAGCTCAATAGCAATGTCATAATCGCCAGGACCGTACCTGAAGGATGTCTTGAGAGTGACTTCCTTTTCCATCATGGTGCCCAAAGGCAAAGTTTGTTCCGGTCTCCCCATCCCGATTTGCACAAAAGTAGATCCAGCCGCGGATGCATGCAAACCCGTTTGCGCAGAAGACTGGACACCAGTACATTCCAAGACGACATCCACCCCATTTGGCATTCTGTTCTCTTTTTTAAATCtcgcagcatcatcagcgGGAGATACCGTGGGATCTGAAAGGAAAGTCATGCAGTTGACAAAAGAACGCGCAAAGTCCAACTTGGTCTCGTTTATGTCTGCAACACAGACTGTCTTTGCCCCAAATGCACTTGCGACTGCCGCGCAAAGCAATCCGACAGTACCAGAGCCTTGAACCAGGACAGCTTGTCCTGGAGCTAGTTTGGCCATACGCACACCATGGACTGCCACACTGAGCGGTTTAACTAGGACTGCCTCCTGTAGGCTAAGACATTCAGGAATTCTGTGAATAAAATCTTCTGGAACTCGGAAAAGTTGAGTAAGAACACCATGAGTTCCTGGGGGGTCTGCAGCAAATCTCATTTCGGAGCACAGGTTGTATTTTCCTGCCTTACAAAGCTTGCATCTCCGGCATGGAAACCCCGGTTCTATTGCAACTCGATCGCCGAAGGAAACTGTAGTCACCGCGGGTCCAACGGCGTGAACGATTCCAGATGCTTCATGGCCCATGACAAGTGGTTCCTGCTCAGAGACGTGTCTGGTGATCCCTCCATGGGTCCAGAAATGTACCTAGCTcatgttgtcaaggatgaTTGACTTTGTCGAATTTTCGTTATTGCGTTACTTACATCACTTCCACAGACCCCAACGAATGATATACGGACCAAAACATCATGGGGGTCCTCTATCTGAGGAAGCGGGCGGTTTTCGAATTTGGCCTTACCAGGACCATAAAGCATGCACGACAAGTTCATCTGCACATGTTCAGCATATGGAAGAGCGGGTCGTGAATAAAACTGACCTTTTCAGTTGTTTTTTTCCTCGTAAAAACACTCACGTGGCTAAAGGAAACGCCAGTCCTAGTGACGGTAAAATGATGAAAGGGACGAAGTTGTGCATGTCATGGAGGCTGGCTTCTGCTAGATGCAGTGGTTGATCTCCCCGCTCCATGCCTCCAATCTCCGAGTTCAAAGAGCCAAGTCTTTTGTGGAATATACCCAAACAGGGCAAATGCCGCCCACGATATCAAGAATGTTTATTCCGTCCACAGTTACATTTTACCCCTCTGTTAGATTCCTCGGGCCCCAAAAAGCCTGTTGATTAGCCTTCTAACACCCTGGACTATTTTCCCAGTATGATATCATTAGAGGAAGGAGTATTCTAACCCCGCAAGCGAACTGGTGGTCAAGATCGGATCACAGTGCGCCGAGCCGACTTCGGCGGCATTAAACATCGATCACAGGGAGAGTtaaagagtctggtgacGTGgcaagagctctgcgagttTAATTCACATAGGGTGGTCTATAAAAAACGCTTAACCAGTCAAAAGACAGAGCAGCCGGATTCTTGACTGCGAGGAGCATGACCTATAAATATTAGTCTTTAACTCCGCACTACCGTGATTTAACTATCACCATTGGCGCAATAATCTCTCCCAATTCACTGTAAACTAACAGGTACAAGCGTGAGTACAATTAACGATCATAGTAAAGCGTCCCAGACAGAATACACTCCCACTACCGCGTATTTGACGATTATCCTGCGTTTGTGGCAAGATTAGGCTTCACAGAAGTGGACGGTGATTTACTGGCTTCAGGACATACTTGGGAAATGTCTTCTTCACGTAGTTTTGAGCAACATACAGCATATCAATAATTTTTAGATGTACATTTAGCTACAAACTATAGCCTCTAAATATGACGGCAAGGCAAGTTCCAAATTCTACTGCAAGTTCTGCACAGAAAATCCCGGCGCTTGCGTGATGGCACTCCCCTGGGACAAATCCCAGCACCAGAAACCTCGGGGTTATTTTGCCTTTCCATCTGACGAAATAGTCTTCGCGCCGGAGATGTATCAGGTTCGCCATGACAATAATCGTTCGGTTTCCAATGTGCATTTGAGCGAAGTCGAGTTCCAATACCGACGTTTAGGTATCGTCCTGAAACTTTCTGTGTCGATGactccaagaagagcatcTATCTCATCCAGGGTCCGGTGCTGGTTAGCCCAAACTTGCTCCAGAATCTCCTTTCTTTACCCTGGCCCCTTGTCATTTCGTCCATCTCAGCCTTAAGGACCGGGTTAATTCCTTTtttctttagcttttcttgtttttccAGTGGTATCTTGTGCACAGGATGATCAGGGCGTAGTTTTGATTCCTCCTCAACTGATCCCATTGACGGGGTTTTGCCCCATCGATATGCTGCTTCAGCTGCCAGTCGACGCTCTTCGTTTGTGTTCATCCCACTGGTCTTTGACGACGTCGTTGTCTCTGAGTTCGACTTGAATTTTTGCATTGTATGTCTGAGCTTGATGCGCGCTGTTATAGACTACAAATAAAGTACTGGAATAATTTACATCTTCCCAGGCGACTTCTTATAGTTCTTCATCTCACACCAGATCGACAACTGCCCCAATTATGGTATCGCCTTCGACTAAAGTTATTGGCACAAACAACACGTCAGATTTTGGCACGCCTCGACATTAGCGTCGTGCCCAATCATTTTTGTGGCAGTGTTGGTGGCGATACCCACTACGTCGCGGTGAGGTGACATCATGGCCGTCAGGGCAGGAGACTCAGCACGATTATGCCTCAATGCTATGTTGGGCAATTTAGATCAATTATTTCACCAAGTTAGAGTAATGTAAGCCATGAGCGTTTCTGTGGCCTGTTGGTCAGACAAGGCGGGATCTGTAGCAACTGGTAGCTGCAAAGTACCGGAAATCTATTGGAGTTGTCGTAGTCGGACCAACCGACGCAAGACTTCATTCAACTGTTAACATCTTCGAAACAACTATTAATTGCAGGATAACTGCCTGTTTTTGTATTTGCCTGATGGGCTAATAGAAGACTAGACGCAGTATCTGAACAGACTGCTAGCCCTTGATTTAGAAAACAAGAAGCGTGTGGGTGCGTTCTCTTGGCCAGCCTTGATGTTGCATGGAAGCTGTagggaagagaagaaggtgtAAAGCATCGTCTATAAAGGTAAGAGGCCTTCAGGTAGATGGTCTGATTGCGGAGAATGACAGCAAGTCGAGTTATTACAGAAGGTAGAACCAAGTATGCCCAAAATGCACTTCGTAATCCCCATGATGTCACTTGCTTAATGCATAAGTCTTTCACTCCGCCATTCGACACTATGATGCTCTCTTTATTGTTGGGAGAGTCGTCGTGTAGGTGAAACCCGCTGGGTCATGCCTGTCGAGAAACCAGGCCGTAGTCCGGGCATGCCGTTGATGTAGTGTCACATCTGGATTTTATTAAGCCTGTATATCTGCCTCACCTTCTGCTTTAAATTGGGGTGTCAAAATAAGAGTGGCTGATATTCGATAACACTTTATTAGAAATATGAACAACAAACCATTTACTCCGCACCCTAGAGGGTTTCAAGACACGCATTTATAGGCTGAATTTGGGGCAGTGCAATCTACCAGGCGGTTCCGAACGCTTTGACGGACTCAAAGCAGGGACTGCACAGGATTAACTGGGTGGACCGCCCCTTTTTTGGTCAGTAAATGACGGATAAAAGGAGATCAACATGCAGATCATGTCCTTTTGTGTCGTATCCGCATATCGATATGAAGCGGGAGGGCGAGGGTCACGTTGGAAGTTAACTACGGGGTACGGAAGCCGACGGACATCCTGCCCGAGCTACGGCAGGAGATTTAGACGTTGACCATCCAGTTGCTTGGGTCAAGCACGAGCacagaagaaagaaaataaTGGCAAATACGTCCTCCATTCAATCACAGGGCGATTACCCATGAACCACATCAAGCCCTGTTTTAAAGAAGCCAACAAGATAACCCCAGGCAATAGAAAAGACCATGCCTCGACCTCCAATCTACTATTCCCCAGCTCAGTCCAACATTCACCAGGCTACATTCCATCTGGCAAAGCCTTGTAGCCAGCCCCCGTGTGCCACTAACGGATCCGCCGGCTTGGGGCAGAATATGATTTGATGATGCAAGTCCGTGCTGGCGACAACCTTTTTGATCAGATCGAGATAATCATCCCAGCAAAATTATGGCAATAACACGAGCCACAATCTTCAAGGTGCGTGTTGGCGTAAATCAGCGGACTCTCTTGACTTCTTTGGTACCCAGGGGTGCTTCGGCAAGTTCCCAGCAAGCGGCTGTCATTTTTCCAAGCAAGACAAAATGACAGACATCGAGCGTAAACATCGAGCCGTAATTTGTCCATATGTTGACATGCTTCTTCTGAGACCTGCGGGGGAGGTGGCGCCAACGTTGGCCTGTGGTTGGTATCTAGAGAACGCTAATGCGAGCGCACGGTAGTTGGGAGTTGAGACCTGGATGCCCACATGCACGACTACCAGCTTACCGAGTGCACCAgaagagaccagacatggacctgcCTGGGTGTTTACAGTGGCTACACCATATGAAGATAGGCTCCCTTGCCGATCAAGTCGCGGCCGTCTCATATTAAACGGCGGCATCCGCCCCAAGAAAATTGCTTgcatgttcaatgttcagatCCTGAGCTTCCTGCAAATCCTTCCTCCGATGTCCAGTGCGTTTATCCTTCGACGGTTTGGCGCCGCTGCTAGGCGCAAGTAGCTTGAAGTATGGCCGCTACGCCATTCCAGGTGGAAGCCTGGACGGAGTATGCCATCGGCatgctcatcctcctcggccgAATTGCTTACCGGATACACGTCGTGGGTTGGAACTGGCACGGTGACGACTTCTTTGCCATAGCAGCTGTTTTCTTTTTAACGGTATGATACTATATGTTTGCACAGGTCACAGCTCCAGAGTGACATGGCTGACAGTAATGTCTTTACTTAGGGAGAAACAGCCATGCTGGAAATGATAGGTAAACAAGCCGAAAGTGTCAGCTGCAAATTTAATCAGCCCGGTGGTCTAACTTAACTCGCCTTCAGGTCAATGGGGTTCCATTGTTGGCATGACCGACAGCATTGCACTCACGCTCACGGACGAGGAAAAACATCGCATCGTAAAGGGTGCCAAGGCAGACATCGCCGGGTGGTGTCTCTACATCACCCTCATCTGGTGCCTCAAAGCATGCATGTTGTTCTTTTACCGCAGGCTTACGTGCGTTGCCTAGCCTCCGTTCCAGTTGTTCGCACAGGCTTCTAACTGTTCGACGTTTAGATTGGACACCCGACAGAGACGGCTCGTAACTGTGGCTGCGATAGCCTGCGTTTGTTCATACATTGCAACAATTGGGGTAGTTTTGTTACGGTGCCTACCATTTCACAAGAATTGGCAAATCTACCCTTATCCCGGAGGTAACAACAAGCTCCTTCAACATGATTTAGTGGCAACCGGCGTAGCTTACAAGCCAATTCAGATAACTGCAGCAGCCCAAATCAAATATTCCTCACATTGGTAATCACCAACGTCTCGTAAGTTAGCACAACTAGACTTTATCTTAAAAAATGTTTTCAGGCATGACTAACAAGTTACTTGCCAAATTCTTTTAGCACCGATCTTCTTATCCTCTACATTCCACTTCCACTGTTATGGGTTGTGCAGCTACCATGGTCCAAGTATAACATCCCTTCCGTGGTGGCAGTGGGCATGGGGCTAACAGTGACCAGGAAATGCGTATATGGGCTGTGGCTCACGACCGGTATTTTCGTAATTGTTGCAAGCCTTCTGAGATGCATCTTGTCCATCAAGGATGCAAGTGAGGTTGACGTTTCCACCATCTGGGCAATTCGGGAAACAGTGAGATCTAGCAGCCAACGGAACCGCTATATACTTTACAACTTTACTGACATTTTTTGGATGCAGTTCGTTGGCATTATATCCGTAAATGCACCAGTCCTCGGCCCATGGATTATCAAGAAATGCACCTTCATCGCCCAAAGCGTCTCATCCAAGGATCGGTCAAGGAGCGATGGGCAAAACAGGGGAATCTCCATCGTGACCATCGGTCGGCAAAGCTACCGACTCGACAGACTCAAGCGAGATGGCATGAAGCACAACCCCCCAGGCTGGACAACGATCAACGACAGCGAAGAATACATCATGGAGGATCAATTGCAcgatggcagcaacaacacgaCCGCATCGAATCAAGCTGCGTCTTCAAAGGTTTGAGGCGGTAATGGTATGAAACGGTTTTGGTAACTGCGGGTTCGCCTGTATTTGATTTCCCCCTTTTTAAAATGAAAATCGAGGAGCTATGGACGTTCGGTATGGGCTAAGGACCGCCACCTTTTATTTCGCAATTTGAAAACTGAGCGGAGCTACGGCGCCTCACCTACGGCCATCGCGATCTATGTGCGCtagtttgccttgttctCACCGCAGGCACAACCAAAGATTACCGTCAAAGCTTGTAACGCCCAGTGTTGAACGCCAGGATGTTGCCAATGCACCTGAAGCCACCTCTTATTAAGAGCCGCTTGTGAAAGGCAGCAAAGCCGGCCCAGCTTAGGATTATATCACGGCCATGGTCGGGCGAGAGAGCAGACAGTGCACAAAGCCGGAAATCTCAAGCTGGCACTAAGGCTTTGGGGGAGGCAGGCGGCCAAAAACTTTCTCCAGGGCCAGACCCAAGCTGAGGATTCTTTCGTCACCTCCAAGAGGCCCATCAAGCTCGATACCAACCGGTAAACCTACAGGCGTCATTCCCACAGGTATGCTCAAGCCCGGTATGCCAGCGTCACTCCCGGGGCCGGCGTTTCTGGTGTAGGCGGTGAAGGTGTCGATTGGCGGCCCTCCATTGATAGAAACGTTCCCGGAACCATGTATGGTGTCTATCGGAGTGGCGGGGAGGATTGTGGTTGGGAATATGATTGCGTCAACCTTGTGCGCTTGGAAATAGTCCGCATATAGCTTCTGAAGAGCTGGGCGTCGAACGGTCATGACCTCGTCATATACGCCTCCAAAGGTGTCATTCATTACTGATGCGAAAATAGTCTTAACGTCCGGACTCGAAATTCCATTAACAATATCTTGGAGGCTGGTGTCCTTGATACCCGAGGCTTGTAGATAGGCAGGAATGTCGGCAAGGGGCTCGTGCAATGCAATGGGAAGGCCTATAGTGCTATCCAATTCAAGCAAATTCGGCATATCATCTTTGACCAGTACAACACCCGCTTTTTGAAGAGTGTCCTGTGCTTTAGTAACTATCCTTTCAAGGTCCTTGTCTAGCCCAGCCCACAACACGGGAGGGATGCCGAGGCGGACGCCGTGGAGCTTGGCAGGTTGTGCTCGTGGTCGTTCAGTAATAATCGAGTCAAGTAAGGCAATTTCAGAAACGCTGCGACCCAGCGTTCCAACGGTGTCTCTGGTGTGGCTGATTGGGACGACCTCGTGGTCGTCGTGATATCGTCGCTGACCACCTCCGTTACCTACAGAGGGTCGGAAGCCTGCAATTCCAGTCAAAGCAGCTGGGATGCGTGTAGAACCTCCAGTATCTGTGCCCAATCCACAGGTCACAACTCGGGAAGagacagccacagccgtTCCACCCGACGAACCACCAGGGATCATGTTGACGGCATAAGGGTTGTGCACTGGGCCAGCAAAGGGCGACAAATTGGTGCTTGTGATACCAAATGCTAGTTCGTGCATATTGGTTTTCCCAACGACGATAGCACCAGCAACCATCAGTTTCTTCAAGCTTAGGGCTGTCGTGCTTGGCGTGGCATTGCGAAGGGCATTTGTGCCGGCTGTGGTCGGGACGCCagcgatgttgatgttgtcctTCGCAACAATGGCCAGGCCAGCCAAAGGAGGCAACGGCTCGCCTCGAGCAATTGCATGGTCCAGTTTGTCTGCTGCAATCAATGCCTGGTCGGACAGCAGGTTGATGAATGCATTCAAAGGCTTTCCCCGCTCTGCATTCCGGAGGACACCCGAGATGTACTCGCGCACCGTCAAGCGCTTGTTTCGTAGAGCAAGTATCGTATCATCTGCAGACCAGTTGGAGAAGTCCTCCTTGAAGGAATTCGAAGTTACTGGGCTCATGGTGCACGAGATATTCCTAGTATCATAGGCGGTATATTGTGCTGCGGAGGAGACGAGGCTCAGACGTACAGTTGCAGCTCAGATCACTGGCaggtcttggtgttggcaatGGGAGGTTGTGTCAATTTCACCGCCATTACAGATAGGCCAATTTAACGGATTAATAAAACGAAAACAGGTCATATGGCAGCCCGAATTAGATTGATCTTCTGTGAAGATACTTTATTCAGATGAGCTAAAATGTGTAAAAGGCAGGGGTGACGAGAAAAGCAGGCCTACTTGGCGAACTGCAGCGGAACCGCCTGCATATGGTCCATgacccgaccagaccagaccagatcagtCTCCGGTCTGCATTGGCTACCCgcaccaaatccaaatccGCGGGCCTAACATGGTCAACCAAGTTTCTCATTGTCCTTCGTTGTAAATGAAATCTTGCCAAGCTGGGGAGGGTTTCTTGAACATCTTGTAGCACGGATACACGCGGCGGTAAAGGCAAGACAagctccagatgtccttTATAGCAAAAGCCCGCATGTGCTGAAGGTGAACATTGAGCAGCCTGGAACCTACTTTTGTAGTTGAGTCCTTCCATGTACGTTATGAACCACAAGTCATCAGACAGGCTGCCCGCACGCTATGACAGTCACCTCCAAGTTTTAATTCTCCAATGGCATCTGAAGCACTTCGTATTGGCTTACATACGATGGTACAATATATTATATATTCATTTCTACGGTCAATTTTATATAGAATGAGgagaccaccagaccagaacagCCTTGACCCTTTCAACGAGAGCTTAGGTACCGCAAGTGGAGCACCCCTCAGCCACGGCAGAACCCCTCAGTTGGTCCTTTTTCCAAGTCCTCATCAGGTCGGTgaatgtcatgtctggtccagtcagTTATTTGCATCAAGAGGGGTTGCCACCACTCCTCAAGAGTCAAAGAAGACATACTCATCGATGACTACTACTTATATCTCCCCAAACAATTTGATAGTTAACTAAATGGCAAGTATGAGAAACATATACAACGGTTTCAAATTGTACGGTTTATAGATGACCTCTTTCACCCAAGGGGACCGGTTCACAGTTTTGTGTCATATGCGTCCCTCACGGCGCTGGCAACCGTGCCAACCACACACGCCAACCCGAGTTACTACAATGCTGTAGAGCTAGGGGGATAACTTTGGTATTGTCGCACAAGGCCGGTAAGCGCAAACGTTGACACTCAAACTAGTCATTTATATATGCGAAGCAGCGAATCCCGTGGAGACAACACCTCGGGTAACTCAATCATGGCTGTTAAATTTATGTGTGTGATATCCCACGTATCTCTCGCTGGCGGTTGAGCAGATACATTGCGGGACTACAACTCCGTAGATGATTGCCCAGCACTCACACCTCTACAAAGCCCACAAATTCAACATTACCAGTGTCCTAGAATGCCAGAATGTTAAATCTATGTTTTTTGCCAGAACATGCGACGGAatggccatcaacaactgccCACTGCACAGCATTCGGTTGGTGAATCAGCCTCACTAGATGAGTCATTACGCCACATCTGACGATGTGTTCCAAGCCATATAGTGCTCCAACCAGTAACTGATAACGGAATTCTTTCTCAGCTGCTATTCACACGATTCCTGTTCTTCTACTATTTGGGACTAAAAATATCGGACGTAAAAGGCAAGCAGAAGCTTGGGAAATGTGCAACACAGCACAAATTCGCGAAATGCCCCAGACGGAACCGTTCGGCAACCAGAAGGCCGCCCACCAACTGCgcgttgctgttgttggttgtgtAAGTGAATGCGTAGCGACAATCACACACTGAATCATGATACTAATGGCATTTTTGTCCTTGCACGATAGGCCCACGGTCAGCTTGACATAATTTACGCCACAGCGAAGAGGCAATGTGATCAGAGGGGATGGACGCTTTCGGATTTGGACCTCGTTCTCATCTGCGGAGATTTCCAGGTAGAGCAAGAGAGCAATTCGGCCAGCCGCAacgaaacattgaacgtaCTAACCAGACTCTTGCCGCTAGGCCGTTCGAAACAGTCGTGACCTAAACTGCATGTCTGTCCCGAAAAAGTACCGCCAACTAGGAGACTTTCACAAGTATTACAGTGGCGAGGCCGTGGCTCCCGTTTTAACCGTCGTTGTAGGCGGCAACCATGAAGCTTCCAATTACCTCTTTGAGCTGTATCATGGCGGTTGGTTGGCACCAAAAATCTACTACCTCGGTGCCGCCAGCGTCATCAGATACGGCCCCTGGCGAATTGCGGGCATGTCAGGCATATACGACAAGAATGACTACAACAAGGAACATCATGAGCGATTACCGTATAGCTCGCATGACATCAAGTCGATTTATCACGTTCGGCGATACGACATCGACAAGTTACTCCAAATTCGggaagaagttgacattggaCTAAGTCACGACTGGCCAGCCTGGGTCGAACTCTTTGGTGACTATAAGTCACTGTATTCTCGAAAACCTCATTTTCTTGATAGCGCAAAGAGGGATCGGCTAGGCAGTTATGCCGCCACAGAGGTTATGAATCACCTGAGACCGCTACACTGGTTTTCGGGGCACATGCACTGCAGGTTCCCTGCCAACATCAGCTATGCCTCAGATAAATTCGAGAATTCAGTGCGGAAGCTAAAAATAACACAAGAGATAAAGTCCGTGCTTCCGGTCCTCAAAACTGATAAACGATACTTCAAGACAACGTCGAAACCAGCGAGTCAACGGTCAAATGGGTCGTTCTTGGCTCTGGACAAGTACAAGGGCGATGCAAGAGGCTTCCTTGAACTCATGGACCTGAGCCTTTCAAGAGATGATTCTGGTGTGTCTGACGATCCCAGCCACTTTAGCCGTCCATATAAGTTGTGTTATGATGAGGAGTGGCTAGCCATAACTCGGGCCTGCACAGGAACTCTTCAATTGCAAGACCGCGAAACACTCGTAGTGCCTCCCTCCAGAGCACGATTTCCATCCCAAAAAGCAATCTCAGAGCACAGGAAGTGGGTGCAAGAGAACATAACCAAAAGGGGACTTCTCCAAATTCCCGAAAATTTCATGATTCACGCTCCAGTATTCGATGAGACGGAACTCAGCGCGCACGACCAACCGAATGAATATTCCAACTGTCAAACTGCTCAGTTTGCAGAGCTATTACAAATTCCAAATGTATTCACATTGGAAACTCAGGATCCGGACGTTGATGGCAATTGTGCTGGAGACGACTTTATCGTGTTTGGGGAAGAGTAGGCCGGTGGTGTGGAGgtcgttgctggtgctgcgtATGCCTTTGGATGATGACAAACGACGAACGACGATACTGATTACATTACACACCATGTTTACATTGAACGAACGCCCATTTAGTAGGCACGATAAAGAAAACATGCCACTTGCTTACTCTCCGTCATGGTTAGAATCCTCAGGTGTTGTTCATCAGGGGGTCGTTTGACGAACACTTGACTTGTTATGAGTTCAGGGTAGTTACCCATCTGATTGTGTTTTACGACAGTATCACACgaccaccacgaccaccacgaccaccacgaccacccACTCACCCACTCCTGTGCAGTTATTACTAGAATCGCTTCCGTCGACGCCTACAAAACAGTAAGCAGTCTATTCTGGAGACTTTAAGCGGCAACGGCACTCATAAAGCCAACGAAGATTCACATGTCGGCACGGTGGGAAACAGGAAACGGGAAATGCAAACGCGACATGCGGAATAGCTTGCCTTGGATTGTAAACTATGGGGACGGACGCCTGAACAGTGGTTCTCCCTTGCCACGGGGTTTGTGTTATTATGTGTGATATCAAAACACTTGGCTGTAGCCTGAGGAGCGAGACGTACAAGTACCTCTGGTGTCCATGTTGTGCCAGAGAGCGAAGCTGGTGCGGACAAGAGCTGGCATGTTGTCAATTGGCTCTGCCCTAGGGTttcaagatgtctggtctggtggacaCGAGTGGGCTTTTTCCCGTCGTAAAGTTCGTGTCGTTACAGCATTGATTATGGCGTACCATTGCAGTGCTGTATCAAAGGAAGCCTGGTGggcattgcaccagaccaaatcagaccagaccaggacTCACCATTGAACATTGTCGCATGCTAGCTGAC
The genomic region above belongs to Pochonia chlamydosporia 170 chromosome 2, whole genome shotgun sequence and contains:
- a CDS encoding D-xylulose reductase A (similar to Aspergillus oryzae RIB40 XP_001824953.1), encoding MRFAADPPGTHGVLTQLFRVPEDFIHRIPECLSLQEAVLVKPLSVAVHGVRMAKLAPGQAVLVQGSGTVGLLCAAVASAFGAKTVCVADINETKLDFARSFVNCMTFLSDPTVSPADDAARFKKENRMPNGVDVVLECTGVQSSAQTGLHASAAGSTFVQIGMGRPEQTLPLGTMMEKEVTLKTSFRYGPGDYDIAIELLSAGKVQVGTMISSVVPFEHATEAWEKTKRGTGIKNLIQGVQD
- a CDS encoding srpk protein (similar to Metarhizium robertsii ARSEF 23 XP_007824736.2), producing MAATPFQVEAWTEYAIGMLILLGRIAYRIHVVGWNWHGDDFFAIAAVFFLTGETAMLEMIGQWGSIVGMTDSIALTLTDEEKHRIVKGAKADIAGWCLYITLIWCLKACMLFFYRRLTLDTRQRRLVTVAAIACVCSYIATIGVVLLRCLPFHKNWQIYPYPGDNCSSPNQIFLTLVITNVSTDLLILYIPLPLLWVVQLPWSKKCVYGLWLTTGIFVIVASLLRCILSIKDASEVDVSTIWAIRETFVGIISVNAPVLGPWIIKKCTFIAQSVSSKDRSRSDGQNRGISIVTIGRQSYRLDRLKRDGMKHNPPGWTTINDSEEYIMEDQLHDGSNNTTASNQAASSKV
- a CDS encoding amidase (similar to Cordyceps militaris CM01 XP_006666020.1), which codes for MSPVTSNSFKEDFSNWSADDTILALRNKRLTVREYISGVLRNAERGKPLNAFINLLSDQALIAADKLDHAIARGEPLPPLAGLAIVAKDNINIAGVPTTAGTNALRNATPSTTALSLKKLMVAGAIVVGKTNMHELAFGITSTNLSPFAGPVHNPYAVNMIPGGSSGGTAVAVSSRVVTCGLGTDTGGSTRIPAALTGIAGFRPSVGNGGGQRRYHDDHEVVPISHTRDTVGTLGRSVSEIALLDSIITERPRAQPAKLHGVRLGIPPVLWAGLDKDLERIVTKAQDTLQKAGVVLVKDDMPNLLELDSTIGLPIALHEPLADIPAYLQASGIKDTSLQDIVNGISSPDVKTIFASVMNDTFGGVYDEVMTVRRPALQKLYADYFQAHKVDAIIFPTTILPATPIDTIHGSGNVSINGGPPIDTFTAYTRNAGPGSDAGIPGLSIPVGMTPVGLPVGIELDGPLGGDERILSLGLALEKVFGRLPPPKP
- a CDS encoding calcineurin-like phosphoesterase domain-containing protein, which codes for MPQTEPFGNQKAAHQLRVAVVGCAHGQLDIIYATAKRQCDQRGWTLSDLDLVLICGDFQAVRNSRDLNCMSVPKKYRQLGDFHKYYSGEAVAPVLTVVVGGNHEASNYLFELYHGGWLAPKIYYLGAASVIRYGPWRIAGMSGIYDKNDYNKEHHERLPYSSHDIKSIYHVRRYDIDKLLQIREEVDIGLSHDWPAWVELFGDYKSLYSRKPHFLDSAKRDRLGSYAATEVMNHLRPLHWFSGHMHCRFPANISYASDKFENSVRKLKITQEIKSVLPVLKTDKRYFKTTSKPASQRSNGSFLALDKYKGDARGFLELMDLSLSRDDSGVSDDPSHFSRPYKLCYDEEWLAITRACTGTLQLQDRETLVVPPSRARFPSQKAISEHRKWVQENITKRGLLQIPENFMIHAPVFDETELSAHDQPNEYSNCQTAQFAELLQIPNVFTLETQDPDVDGNCAGDDFIVFGEE